A genome region from Sceloporus undulatus isolate JIND9_A2432 ecotype Alabama chromosome 1, SceUnd_v1.1, whole genome shotgun sequence includes the following:
- the LOC121920699 gene encoding nidogen-2-like, with protein sequence MDLQGMLLLFLLGVSRGASLPRSALFPFGGSQGDQELPEGDDETSPPVALPMLFYETLFEHLYVGTNGIISTQDFPRETQYVDDDLPTDFPAIAPFLSDIDTSGGKGKIYYRLDESRDVLDQATQMIQAGFPSATDFTPQHAFIATWNNVGAYEEVTRNSEPSKQVRRCFVASNSIVIIVE encoded by the exons ATGGATCTCCAGGGGATGCTCTTGCTTTTCCTGCTGGGGGTCTCCAGGGGGGCTTCCTTGCCCCGATCTGCCCTCTTCCCCTTCGGGGGCTCCCAGGGGGACCAAGAACTGCCCGAAGGGGACGATGAGACCTCGCCTCCAGTCGCCCTGCCCATGCTCTTCTACGAGACCCTCTTTGAGCACCTCTAT GTTGGGACCAACGGGATCATATCTACCCAGGACTTCCCCAGGGAGACCCAGTATGTGGACGATGACCTTCCTACAGATTTCCCCGCAATTGCTCCCTTCTTATCAGACATTGATACCAGCGGAGGGAAGGGTAAAATCTATTACCGCCTGGACGAATCCAGGGACGTGCTGGATCAAGCTACCCAGATGATTCAGGCTGGATTTCCTAGTGCTACCGACTTCACCCCACAGCATGCCTTTATTGCTACCTGGAACAATGTGGGGGCCTATGAGGAGGTCACTCGGAACTCAGAACCCTCCAAGCAGGTAAGGAGATGTTTTGTGGCATCCAATtccattgttattattgttgagTGA